In Micromonospora purpureochromogenes, a single window of DNA contains:
- the rpsF gene encoding 30S ribosomal protein S6 gives MRHYEVMVILDSSLEERTVAPSLDTYLNVIRTAGGSVEKTDVWGRRRLAYEINKKAEGIYAVIDLQATPEAVAELDRQLRLNESVLRTKVIRPEMR, from the coding sequence TTGCGTCATTACGAAGTCATGGTGATCCTCGACTCCAGCCTCGAGGAGCGCACCGTCGCCCCGTCGCTCGACACGTACCTGAACGTGATTCGGACTGCGGGTGGCTCGGTGGAGAAGACCGACGTGTGGGGCCGCCGGCGCCTCGCGTACGAGATCAACAAGAAGGCCGAAGGCATCTACGCCGTCATCGACCTGCAGGCGACGCCGGAGGCGGTGGCCGAGCTGGACCGTCAGCTGCGGCTCAACGAGTCCGTGCTGCGCACCAAGGTCATCCGGCCGGAGATGCGCTAA
- a CDS encoding deoxyribonuclease IV, with protein MRIGAHVDQADPLAEAAARSAEAVQFFLSDPQGWKAPKPREDAARLRAAEVDLYVHAPYVINVATLNNRIRIPSRKLLLGHAAAAAEIGAKGLIVHGGHVNAGDDLAVGFDNWRKTFAYAADSGGFPVPVLIENTAGGDNACARRLDALARLWDAVGDHEVGFCLDTCHAYAGGEELLDLVDRVKAITGRIDLVHANNSKGGFNSGQDRHDNLDGGIIDPDLVVAVIRAAGAPVIVETPGGAAGQGADIAFLRDKLGTGA; from the coding sequence ATGCGTATCGGAGCCCACGTCGACCAGGCCGACCCGTTGGCGGAGGCGGCCGCCCGTTCCGCCGAGGCGGTGCAGTTCTTCCTCTCCGACCCGCAGGGTTGGAAGGCCCCGAAACCCCGCGAGGACGCGGCCCGGCTGCGCGCCGCCGAGGTGGACCTCTACGTCCACGCCCCGTACGTGATCAACGTGGCCACCCTGAACAACCGGATCCGGATCCCCAGCCGCAAGCTGCTGCTCGGGCACGCGGCCGCAGCGGCGGAGATCGGCGCCAAGGGGCTGATCGTGCACGGCGGGCACGTCAACGCCGGTGACGACCTCGCCGTCGGCTTCGACAACTGGCGCAAGACCTTCGCGTACGCGGCGGACTCCGGCGGCTTCCCGGTGCCGGTGCTGATCGAGAACACCGCTGGCGGTGACAACGCCTGCGCCCGACGACTCGACGCGCTGGCCCGGCTCTGGGACGCCGTCGGCGACCACGAGGTGGGCTTCTGTCTGGACACCTGCCACGCGTACGCGGGCGGCGAGGAACTGCTCGACCTGGTCGACCGGGTCAAGGCGATCACCGGTCGGATCGACCTGGTCCACGCCAACAACTCCAAGGGCGGCTTCAACTCGGGGCAGGACCGGCACGACAACCTCGACGGCGGCATCATCGACCCGGACCTGGTGGTCGCGGTGATCCGCGCCGCCGGCGCGCCGGTGATCGTGGAGACGCCCGGCGGGGCCGCGGGTCAGGGGGCGGACATCGCCTTCCTGCGGGACAAGCTCGGCACGGGGGCCTGA
- a CDS encoding glycosyltransferase family 87 protein — protein MSTQSTAGLDDAGTSDHPSRSDGFVRGASELIGGPLGDYAVALDRPAGRESRFWTAARIVLALACLTLALHWVQKSPCQDGAWQNNVQYTRLCYTDVLALYYAEGLNEGKVPYRDHPVEYPVLTGYFMGALGLPVHSLGADDPQLNQGQWFYNLNALTLSALAVATVAVILALRRRRPWDAALFALAPALLLTATVNWDFLAIGLAAFGLAAWARRRPALAGLLLGLGGAAKLWPLFLFWPILLLALRAARVRAALTAIGTAVVVLLAVNLPVAIPYRENWYRFFELNDTRPIDWGTLWYIGRYFDGKVNTGAAGDQGPFQWLNTHIPTLNTLSYALFILACLGVAALALLAPRRPRLAQLAFLVVAAFLIFSKVWSQQFVLWLLPLAVLARPRWGAFLAWQLAEVCYFAAFYGELLGAATSRPVFPEGVFVLASTLRLGTVVLLCVLVIRDVLRPERDAVRRTYADDPDGGVLDGAPDAPWLANRHPAARSPQPAPA, from the coding sequence ATGAGCACCCAGTCGACGGCCGGCCTCGACGACGCCGGGACCAGCGACCACCCGTCCCGGTCGGACGGCTTCGTCCGAGGCGCCTCCGAGCTGATCGGCGGCCCGCTCGGCGACTACGCGGTCGCGCTGGACCGGCCCGCCGGCCGGGAAAGCCGCTTCTGGACCGCCGCGCGGATCGTCCTCGCGCTGGCCTGCCTCACCCTGGCGCTGCACTGGGTGCAGAAGTCGCCCTGCCAGGACGGCGCCTGGCAGAACAACGTGCAGTACACCCGGCTCTGCTACACCGACGTGCTCGCCCTCTACTACGCCGAGGGACTCAACGAGGGCAAGGTCCCCTACCGGGACCACCCGGTCGAGTACCCGGTGCTCACCGGCTACTTCATGGGCGCGCTCGGCCTGCCGGTACACAGCCTCGGCGCCGACGACCCGCAGCTCAACCAGGGCCAGTGGTTCTACAACCTCAACGCGCTGACGCTCAGCGCGCTGGCGGTCGCCACCGTCGCGGTGATCCTCGCCCTGCGCCGCCGACGACCCTGGGACGCCGCGCTCTTCGCGCTGGCCCCGGCGCTGCTGCTCACCGCCACGGTCAACTGGGACTTCCTCGCCATCGGGCTCGCCGCCTTCGGCCTGGCCGCGTGGGCCCGCCGCCGGCCCGCGCTCGCCGGGCTGCTGCTCGGCCTCGGCGGCGCCGCCAAGCTCTGGCCGCTGTTCCTGTTCTGGCCCATCCTGCTGCTCGCGCTGCGGGCCGCCCGGGTACGTGCCGCGCTGACCGCCATCGGCACCGCGGTGGTGGTGCTGTTGGCGGTCAACCTGCCGGTGGCGATCCCGTACCGGGAGAACTGGTACCGCTTCTTCGAGCTGAACGACACCCGACCCATCGACTGGGGCACGCTCTGGTACATCGGGCGGTACTTCGACGGCAAGGTGAACACCGGCGCGGCCGGCGACCAGGGGCCGTTCCAGTGGTTGAACACGCACATCCCGACGCTCAACACCCTGTCGTACGCCCTGTTCATCCTGGCCTGCCTCGGCGTGGCCGCGCTGGCGCTGCTGGCTCCCCGCCGGCCCCGGCTGGCCCAGCTCGCCTTCCTGGTGGTCGCCGCGTTCCTGATCTTCAGCAAGGTCTGGTCGCAGCAGTTCGTGCTCTGGCTGCTGCCGCTGGCGGTACTGGCCCGCCCCCGCTGGGGCGCCTTCCTCGCCTGGCAGCTCGCCGAGGTCTGCTACTTCGCCGCCTTCTACGGCGAGCTGCTCGGCGCGGCGACCAGCCGGCCGGTCTTCCCCGAGGGCGTGTTCGTGCTGGCCTCGACGCTCCGGCTGGGCACCGTCGTGCTGCTCTGCGTGCTGGTGATCCGGGACGTCCTGCGCCCCGAACGCGACGCGGTGCGGCGCACCTACGCCGACGATCCGGACGGCGGAGTCCTCGACGGCGCCCCCGACGCCCCCTGGCTGGCCAACCGCCACCCCGCCGCCCGCTCTCCGCAGCCTGCCCCCGCCTGA
- a CDS encoding single-stranded DNA-binding protein, producing the protein MREEMVMAGDTTITVIGNLTDDPELRFTPSGAAVAKFRVASTPRFMDKTTNEWKDGEPLFLACTVWRQAAEHVAESLQRGARVIVSGRLRQRSYETREGEKRTVIELEVDEIGPSLRYATAKVQKMSRSGGGGGGFGSGGGGGQGGGGGNFDDPWASAAPSPSRSGSGGGNFDEEPPF; encoded by the coding sequence GTGCGCGAGGAGATGGTCATGGCAGGAGACACCACCATCACGGTCATCGGCAACCTGACCGATGACCCCGAGTTGCGGTTCACCCCGTCCGGTGCGGCGGTCGCCAAGTTCCGGGTCGCTTCGACGCCCCGGTTCATGGACAAGACCACCAACGAATGGAAGGACGGCGAGCCGCTCTTCCTGGCCTGCACTGTGTGGCGGCAGGCGGCGGAGCACGTCGCCGAGTCGCTCCAGCGGGGCGCCCGCGTGATCGTCTCGGGTCGGCTGCGTCAGCGGTCGTACGAGACCCGCGAGGGTGAGAAGCGCACCGTCATCGAGCTCGAGGTCGACGAGATCGGCCCGTCGCTGCGCTACGCCACGGCGAAGGTGCAGAAGATGTCGCGCTCGGGTGGCGGCGGCGGTGGCTTCGGTTCTGGTGGCGGTGGTGGCCAGGGTGGCGGCGGAGGCAACTTCGACGACCCCTGGGCTTCGGCCGCGCCGTCTCCGTCGCGCTCCGGTTCGGGCGGCGGAAACTTCGACGAGGAGCCCCCGTTCTAA